CCAGTATAGAAGCTTTCGAGTATGTCCTCGAAAAGAGTACCGGCTTCAACCTGCGGAACCTGAGCGAAGCCGACGTGGTTCTCCTTACCATGTGGTACCCTCACCGGGACGAATTTATCCTGAATCTCGCAGCAAAAGGTATCAAATGTTGTTTTTTGATGCTTGACCCGGACCTGCCACTTCCCCACAATCTGGAAGACTTGGTGGGAAAAAAATCGGGGAAAACCATTATCGGTTTTACCATGAATCCCGAATGCCTGAGCCGCCTGCGGAGTGAGCGGATCAACGCTCTGGGATTGTATCATATGGCCGAGCGGGCGGACATGAATGTCGTCAAACGGGAAATTTTATTCATCACCGAAGTGTATCAGCGGTTGAAATGTATCGTGATTGACATCACCAATCTGAACAATAAAGATATTCTGGGACAGATTCTGTGCAGTATTAAAAACGAAAGGGAGGAAATAGGATGAAGAAGTACGTGTATTTTTTTGGGGAAGGCGACGCATCGATGAAGATGCTTCTCGGAGGGAAGGGAGCCAACCTGTCCGAGATGACTCGCATCGGCTTGCCGGTGCCTCCTGGTTTCACCATCTCCACCGAAGCGTGTACTCATTATTATAAGAACGATCAAACCTGGCCGGAAGGACTGGAAGACGAGGTCAAAAAAAATCTGGCCAAGCTCGTAGAGAAAACCGGGAAGAAATTCGGCGATGAAAAAAATCCTCTCTTGGTTTCTGTCCGTTCCGGCGCTCCGGCTTCCATGCCCGGCATGATGGACACCATCCTCAACCTGGGACTTAACGACAAGGCCGTAGAGGGACTGGCGGTGCTTACCGGAAACAGGCGCTTTGCCCGTGATTGTTACCGGCGTTTCATCCAGATGTTCGGTGACGTGGTTATGGATGTCAAAAGAGAGCACTTCGAAAAGATCCTTGAAGAAGCGAAGGTGGAAGTGAGAGGCAAGCTGGACACGGATCTTGATTCTGATGCCCTCGGGAAGGTCGTCGAACGTTATAAGGCATTTTATAAGAAGATGACCGGAGAAGAGTTCCCCCAGGATCCTTACGACCAACTGATAAGGGCAGCCAATGCCGTTTTTGGTTCCTGGAACAACAAGCGGGCCATTACCTACCGGAAGTTGCACCAAATTCCGGAAAGCTGGGGCACGGCAGTAAATGTGCAACTCATGGTCTTTGGAAATATGGGGACGGACTCGGGTACCGGAGTCGGTTTCACCCGTAACCCCTCGACCGGGATCAAGGAATACTATGGTGAATACCTGATCAATGCCCAGGGTGAAGACGTGGTGGCCGGGATCAGGACTCCAAAACCCATTGTGGATATGGGTCAGGATCTACCCCAAGCCTTCGATGAACTTAAGAAGGTCTATGGGACTTTGGAAAAACATTACAAAGACATGCAGGATTTCGAATTCACCATTGAAAAAGGAACACTCTACATGCTCCAGACCCGGACCGGGAAAAGGACCAGTGCGGCGTCCATAAAAATAGTAGTGGATATGGAAAAAGAAGGTTTGATTGATAAGAAAACCGCGGTCAGCCGCGTCGAACCCGGCCAACTTGACCAGCTCCTTCATCCTCAGGTTGATCGGAGTCAGCGTATCGAAGTCCTGGCCAAGGGACTGCCCGCCTCCCCGGGAGCGGCCACCGGAAAAATAACCTTTACCGCTGATGAAGCTGAGGCATTGGGAAACAGTGGTGAGAAAGTCATTTTGGTCCGGCCGGAAACCACCCCCGACGACATTCATGGCGTAGTGGCCGCCCAGGGAATCCTGACCAGCCGGGGCGGAATGACCAGCCATGCCGCGGTCGTCGCCCGAGGCATGGGGAAGCCCTGTGTGGCTGGTTGTGAGGCGATACGGATTGATTTGGACAAAAAGGAATTCAAGGTCAAAAACGTCACGGTCAAGGAAGGTGACTATATCTCGATCGACGGTGGGGTAGGTGAAGTGATCCTGGGACAGGTGAAAACCATTCCTCCCCAGCTCTCCGACGACTTCAAACTTCTCCTGTCCTGGGCCGACGAGATCCGCAGGCTCGGTGTCCGGGCCAACGCCGATACGCCGGCTGATTCCGCCAAAGCTATTGAATTTGGAGCCGAGGGGATCGGACTATGCCGGACGGAACATATGTTCATGGCTCCCGACCGAATCCCGGCGGTCCAAAAGATGATTCTGGCCCAAGACGTAGAAGCACGGAAGGCCGCCCTGGCCAAGCTCGAGCCGATGCAGAAAGGTGATTTTGTCGACATCTTCCGGGTGATGCAGGGAAAACCGGTCACCATCCGGCTGATCGATCCCCCTCTTCATGAATTCCTGCCCAAGCTCGAAGACCTGCTGGTTGAAGTGAACACCATGCGAATCAAGGGAATGACTGGTCCGGAATTCGAGGAAAAAGAAAGTCTTTTGGCCACTGTACGCAATCTGCACGAACAGAACCCCATGCT
The Atribacteraceae bacterium genome window above contains:
- a CDS encoding kinase/pyrophosphorylase, whose amino-acid sequence is SIEAFEYVLEKSTGFNLRNLSEADVVLLTMWYPHRDEFILNLAAKGIKCCFLMLDPDLPLPHNLEDLVGKKSGKTIIGFTMNPECLSRLRSERINALGLYHMAERADMNVVKREILFITEVYQRLKCIVIDITNLNNKDILGQILCSIKNEREEIG
- the ppdK gene encoding pyruvate, phosphate dikinase, whose protein sequence is MKKYVYFFGEGDASMKMLLGGKGANLSEMTRIGLPVPPGFTISTEACTHYYKNDQTWPEGLEDEVKKNLAKLVEKTGKKFGDEKNPLLVSVRSGAPASMPGMMDTILNLGLNDKAVEGLAVLTGNRRFARDCYRRFIQMFGDVVMDVKREHFEKILEEAKVEVRGKLDTDLDSDALGKVVERYKAFYKKMTGEEFPQDPYDQLIRAANAVFGSWNNKRAITYRKLHQIPESWGTAVNVQLMVFGNMGTDSGTGVGFTRNPSTGIKEYYGEYLINAQGEDVVAGIRTPKPIVDMGQDLPQAFDELKKVYGTLEKHYKDMQDFEFTIEKGTLYMLQTRTGKRTSAASIKIVVDMEKEGLIDKKTAVSRVEPGQLDQLLHPQVDRSQRIEVLAKGLPASPGAATGKITFTADEAEALGNSGEKVILVRPETTPDDIHGVVAAQGILTSRGGMTSHAAVVARGMGKPCVAGCEAIRIDLDKKEFKVKNVTVKEGDYISIDGGVGEVILGQVKTIPPQLSDDFKLLLSWADEIRRLGVRANADTPADSAKAIEFGAEGIGLCRTEHMFMAPDRIPAVQKMILAQDVEARKAALAKLEPMQKGDFVDIFRVMQGKPVTIRLIDPPLHEFLPKLEDLLVEVNTMRIKGMTGPEFEEKESLLATVRNLHEQNPMLGLRGCRLGILYPEIVEMQVRAIMEAACQLTKEGVKVIPEIMIPLVGHKNEIKVLKQQLDEVAQQVVSEQKVNVPYSFGTMIEVPRAALVADQIAEYAEFFSFGTNDLTQMTFGFSRDDAEGKFLFFYQEHGILEEGPFQILDREGVGFLMELAVQKGRSVRPNLKCGICGEHGGEEKSIKFCHKLGLNYVSCSPFRVPLARLAAAQAVIEEEGKIKVSSTA